The following proteins are encoded in a genomic region of Maribacter hydrothermalis:
- a CDS encoding START-like domain-containing protein, translated as MSDKIKFEIEFVIQSSPQMLYQYLATPSGLSEWFADNVNSRGEKFTFIWDGAEEDAKLLKRKTDEFVRFAWEEADDDSYFEMKIIVDEITKDVSLFITDFADDDEVEESKMLWTNQVSDLKQVLGSS; from the coding sequence ATGAGCGATAAAATAAAATTTGAAATAGAGTTTGTAATTCAGTCTTCACCACAAATGTTATATCAATATTTGGCAACTCCGTCTGGCTTGTCAGAATGGTTTGCAGATAATGTTAATTCTAGAGGTGAAAAATTCACATTTATATGGGATGGTGCAGAAGAAGATGCCAAATTATTAAAAAGAAAAACCGATGAATTTGTCCGTTTTGCTTGGGAAGAGGCAGATGATGATAGTTATTTTGAAATGAAAATTATTGTTGACGAAATAACAAAAGATGTCTCTTTATTCATTACTGACTTTGCAGATGATGATGAGGTTGAGGAATCTAAAATGCTATGGACTAACCAAGTATCAGATTTAAAGCAGGTATTGGGTTCTTCATAA
- a CDS encoding RecQ family ATP-dependent DNA helicase, which produces MNNTPKDILSKYWGFDNFRGSQEEIINAIVNGQDVLGLLPTGGGKSLCFQVPALMNEGICIVISPLIALIENQVDNLQKLGIKAIGLKGGLKFNEVDKLLDNCIYGGYKFLYLSPERLQQELVQERIKAMNVSLFVIDEAHCISQWGHDFRPAYLNCSILRALHAHPPIIALTATATKRVSDDIIESLDLEHPYVVKDSFFRKNIGFQVVLTEDKNNHLKQYCQHIKQSVIVYVRSRRKAEEISKYLIKNGITSAFYHGGIDQKAKTERLNLWLQDKVKVMVATNAFGMGIDKPDVELVIHYQIPDSLENYFQEAGRAGRNGTLARAILLTNTTDKLLVKKQFIEVLPDVNFIKFIYRKLNNFFQIGYGEFTEAVFSLNFNEFCSTYKLNSYLTYNALLALDRNSVVSLSENFSKKTTIKFKTDKSTLYRYIEQNPKLEEFIKVVLRTYGGVFEFDIKINTYVLAKKLNLPEKVVNLNLEQLAKDDIVDYQSTTSDLELIFLVPRDDDRTINQFSKNIDEQNQLKIENVSKMLNYIDNIKQCRSIQLLDYFGEKQKNKCGICDICMSEKLGNTDVVHAKIKIIQLLKTRKANSRALQISLNINQDVVLLAIQELLEDNYIQLNAINEYELI; this is translated from the coding sequence GTGAATAATACACCGAAAGATATTTTATCGAAATACTGGGGCTTTGATAATTTTAGAGGCTCACAAGAAGAAATAATTAATGCCATTGTAAACGGCCAAGATGTTTTAGGTCTACTGCCAACGGGCGGTGGTAAATCGCTCTGCTTTCAAGTACCTGCATTAATGAATGAGGGTATTTGCATCGTTATTTCTCCATTAATCGCTTTAATTGAAAATCAGGTAGACAACCTTCAAAAACTAGGCATCAAAGCCATAGGTCTAAAAGGTGGACTTAAATTTAATGAGGTTGATAAACTACTTGACAATTGTATTTATGGCGGCTATAAATTTTTATACTTATCGCCAGAACGCTTACAACAAGAACTCGTACAAGAAAGAATAAAAGCAATGAATGTTTCTTTGTTTGTTATAGACGAAGCACATTGTATTTCGCAATGGGGCCATGATTTTAGACCAGCCTATTTAAACTGTTCCATTTTACGGGCATTACATGCTCATCCTCCAATTATTGCTTTAACAGCTACTGCCACAAAACGAGTAAGCGATGATATTATAGAATCACTTGATCTAGAGCATCCGTATGTTGTTAAAGATTCTTTTTTTAGAAAAAATATAGGCTTTCAAGTCGTATTGACAGAAGATAAAAACAATCACCTTAAACAATATTGCCAACACATAAAACAAAGTGTAATTGTTTATGTACGAAGTCGAAGAAAGGCCGAAGAAATATCTAAATACCTTATAAAAAATGGCATAACATCCGCTTTTTATCATGGTGGTATTGACCAAAAGGCAAAAACAGAGCGCCTAAATTTATGGCTACAGGATAAAGTAAAAGTTATGGTTGCCACTAATGCCTTTGGAATGGGAATTGACAAACCAGACGTTGAACTTGTTATTCATTATCAAATACCAGATAGCCTAGAAAATTATTTTCAAGAAGCAGGCCGAGCCGGAAGAAATGGAACACTGGCCAGAGCTATTTTACTTACCAATACAACAGATAAACTACTTGTAAAAAAACAATTCATTGAAGTTTTGCCCGATGTAAATTTTATAAAATTTATATATCGAAAATTGAATAATTTTTTTCAAATAGGATATGGAGAATTTACCGAAGCTGTATTCAGCCTAAATTTCAACGAATTTTGTTCAACCTACAAGCTCAATAGCTATTTAACCTACAATGCACTATTAGCCTTAGACAGAAATTCAGTTGTTTCACTTTCCGAGAATTTTTCAAAAAAAACAACTATAAAATTTAAAACTGATAAGAGCACACTCTATAGGTACATAGAACAAAACCCAAAACTAGAAGAATTCATTAAAGTAGTTTTACGCACTTATGGCGGCGTATTTGAGTTTGACATTAAAATAAATACCTATGTACTGGCCAAGAAATTAAATCTGCCTGAAAAGGTGGTAAACTTAAACCTTGAGCAGCTTGCTAAAGACGATATTGTTGATTACCAAAGTACTACAAGCGATTTAGAACTCATTTTTTTAGTGCCAAGGGATGATGACCGTACTATAAATCAGTTTTCAAAAAATATTGACGAACAAAATCAACTTAAGATAGAGAATGTATCAAAAATGCTGAATTATATTGATAATATTAAACAATGTAGAAGTATACAGCTGTTAGACTATTTTGGGGAAAAGCAAAAAAATAAATGTGGCATTTGCGATATTTGTATGTCCGAAAAATTAGGAAATACTGATGTTGTTCACGCAAAAATAAAAATCATACAATTATTAAAAACTAGAAAAGCTAATTCAAGAGCATTACAAATAAGCTTAAATATAAATCAAGATGTTGTCCTTTTAGCTATTCAAGAATTGTTAGAAGACAATTATATTCAACTAAACGCAATTAACGAATACGAACTTATATAA
- the fmt gene encoding methionyl-tRNA formyltransferase, which produces MEALRIIFMGTPEFAVGILDMLVKKEYTVVGVITAPDRPSGRGRKLNESAVKTYAIAKNIRVLQPTNLKDENFLENLKSLNANLQIVVAFRMLPKVVWKMPTYGTFNLHASLLPQYRGAAPINWAIINGETKTGVTTFFIDEKIDTGAIILQDEAPIQIDDNVEDLHDRLMHLGAHTVIKTVERIQQGNFETTEQVNSDDLKEAHKIHRETCEIDWHQPKEDLYNFIRGLSPYPAAWTTLINGDQQIITKIYKASMLTEQHKLPIGNLVFTKKEMKVAVINGYLILEEIQLQGKKRMHVKDVLNGLNLEENAKMR; this is translated from the coding sequence ATGGAAGCATTAAGAATCATATTTATGGGCACTCCAGAATTTGCTGTCGGCATTCTAGACATGCTAGTAAAAAAAGAATATACCGTTGTTGGGGTAATTACCGCACCAGACAGACCTTCAGGTAGAGGAAGAAAATTAAACGAATCTGCAGTTAAAACATACGCGATAGCAAAAAATATAAGGGTGCTACAGCCTACCAACTTAAAAGACGAGAATTTTTTAGAGAATTTAAAATCTTTAAACGCCAACCTACAAATTGTAGTTGCCTTTAGAATGCTCCCAAAAGTGGTCTGGAAAATGCCTACATACGGAACTTTTAATCTTCATGCCTCATTATTACCACAATATAGAGGTGCTGCCCCAATTAACTGGGCCATTATTAACGGAGAAACAAAAACCGGAGTTACTACATTTTTTATAGACGAAAAAATAGATACAGGAGCAATTATACTACAAGATGAAGCTCCTATACAAATAGATGATAATGTGGAAGATTTACATGACAGGCTAATGCATTTAGGTGCACATACCGTAATTAAAACTGTTGAACGCATTCAACAAGGTAATTTTGAAACTACTGAACAAGTAAATTCCGATGATTTAAAAGAAGCACATAAAATTCATAGAGAAACATGCGAAATAGACTGGCACCAACCGAAAGAGGACCTATATAATTTTATAAGAGGTCTTAGCCCTTACCCAGCAGCCTGGACTACATTAATAAATGGAGACCAGCAGATAATTACTAAAATATATAAAGCAAGCATGTTAACCGAACAACACAAGTTACCCATTGGTAACTTAGTGTTTACTAAAAAGGAAATGAAGGTTGCTGTTATTAATGGGTACTTAATATTAGAAGAAATTCAGCTTCAAGGGAAAAAACGAATGCATGTAAAAGATGTATTAAATGGTCTAAATTTAGAAGAAAATGCCAAAATGAGGTAA
- a CDS encoding VOC family protein, translated as MKKFIALLFLVFSSLATAQSFDFQYDHYSVIVKDLDKVGAFYKDVLNLKEIPHPSAPSGFKWFVIQGNSQLHLIGKDSVAMEHSKSVHLCLATQKLDELITTLEEKNITYYDWPGKENAVTLRADGVRQIYLKDPENNWVEINNAIHK; from the coding sequence ATGAAAAAATTTATCGCATTATTATTTTTAGTCTTCAGTTCATTAGCTACAGCACAATCCTTCGATTTTCAATATGATCATTACTCGGTTATCGTAAAGGACTTGGATAAAGTAGGGGCATTTTATAAGGATGTTCTAAATTTAAAGGAGATTCCCCACCCTTCTGCCCCATCAGGCTTTAAATGGTTTGTAATTCAAGGAAACTCACAATTGCATTTAATTGGCAAGGATAGTGTAGCAATGGAACATAGTAAAAGTGTGCATCTATGTTTGGCTACCCAAAAATTGGATGAATTAATAACCACTCTTGAAGAAAAAAATATCACGTATTACGACTGGCCAGGAAAAGAGAATGCAGTCACCCTAAGAGCTGATGGTGTAAGACAGATTTATTTGAAAGACCCAGAAAACAATTGGGTGGAAATTAACAACGCGATTCATAAATAA
- a CDS encoding DUF4290 domain-containing protein produces the protein MQLVENLEYNTERDHLIIPEYGRHFQKMVDHAVSVKDREERNKVAQAIISVMGNLQPHLRDVPDFQHKLWDQLFIMSDFKLDVDSPFPITSKEILRQRPDALEYPQNFPKYRFYGNNIKLMIDVAVEWEKGDKRSGLEYTIANHMKKCYLNWNKDVVDDKAIFKHLFELSDGRIDLAAEGESLTDSGQFLKNRVAKTPRSNNSGKKNQRNNNNRGKKRY, from the coding sequence TTGCAATTAGTAGAAAACCTAGAATATAATACGGAGCGCGATCATTTAATTATACCAGAATATGGTCGTCATTTTCAAAAAATGGTAGACCATGCGGTTTCCGTTAAAGATCGTGAAGAACGAAACAAAGTGGCACAAGCTATTATTAGTGTAATGGGTAACTTACAACCTCATTTACGTGATGTGCCCGATTTTCAACATAAACTTTGGGATCAGTTGTTTATTATGTCCGATTTTAAATTGGATGTAGACTCACCATTTCCAATTACTTCTAAAGAGATATTAAGACAACGCCCAGATGCGTTAGAGTATCCTCAGAATTTTCCAAAATATCGTTTTTATGGTAATAACATAAAACTGATGATAGATGTAGCCGTTGAATGGGAAAAAGGTGATAAGCGATCAGGATTAGAGTACACAATCGCTAATCATATGAAAAAATGCTATTTAAATTGGAACAAAGATGTTGTCGATGACAAGGCAATTTTTAAGCATTTATTTGAATTAAGTGATGGTCGTATAGATCTGGCGGCAGAAGGTGAAAGCTTAACTGATAGTGGTCAATTTCTTAAGAATAGGGTAGCTAAAACGCCTAGATCTAATAATTCAGGTAAGAAAAATCAAAGAAATAATAATAACCGCGGAAAAAAACGCTATTAA
- a CDS encoding aminotransferase class IV, producing the protein MLNFNGKLLNDNDKILNASNRALQFGDAVFEELRVVNGEAIFLEDHYLRLMSSMRILRMEIPMNFTMEFFEEEILRTLSEQDLKASKGVKFIVYRNNNLDENSISYVITTCSLVNPFYILTDSPYEVELFKDFYKNSSMLSNLDTNNKILNVVGGIYADENDYQDCLLINEHKQVIETLKGNLFIVQKNVIKTAPLVDGCVNGIIRGKLIDIVKKIEDYQFVEESISPFELQKADELFTVNSFNGIISITKYRKKNYDNTVAKALIGKLNTTARFSLVKPV; encoded by the coding sequence ATGCTCAATTTTAATGGTAAACTTTTAAATGATAATGATAAAATTTTAAATGCAAGCAACCGAGCGTTACAATTTGGGGATGCCGTTTTTGAAGAACTGCGTGTAGTTAATGGTGAAGCCATTTTTTTAGAGGATCATTATTTAAGATTAATGTCTTCTATGCGCATTCTTAGAATGGAGATTCCTATGAATTTTACAATGGAATTTTTTGAAGAAGAAATCCTAAGAACTCTTTCTGAACAAGATTTAAAAGCTTCTAAGGGGGTTAAATTCATCGTTTATAGAAATAATAATTTAGATGAAAATAGTATCTCATATGTTATTACAACCTGTTCTTTGGTTAATCCTTTTTATATTTTAACCGATAGCCCGTATGAAGTTGAACTTTTTAAAGACTTTTATAAGAATTCATCTATGCTTTCTAATCTTGATACCAACAATAAAATTTTAAATGTTGTAGGTGGTATTTATGCAGATGAGAATGATTATCAAGATTGTTTACTAATAAATGAACATAAACAAGTAATAGAAACTTTAAAAGGAAATTTATTTATAGTTCAAAAGAATGTTATTAAAACAGCGCCTTTAGTAGATGGCTGTGTAAATGGTATTATTAGAGGAAAGTTAATAGATATTGTAAAAAAAATAGAGGATTATCAGTTTGTTGAAGAGAGTATTTCGCCTTTTGAATTGCAGAAAGCAGATGAATTATTTACGGTAAATAGTTTTAACGGAATAATTTCTATAACTAAATATAGAAAGAAAAATTACGACAATACGGTTGCCAAAGCGCTCATTGGTAAGTTAAATACAACAGCAAGATTCTCCTTAGTTAAACCTGTTTAA
- a CDS encoding AAA family ATPase yields the protein MNSKRIVITGGPGTGKTVLISSLEENGYHCFHEVIRTMTLDALNGKAVEKQLVNPIDFVDDAKSFNDELMNARLKHFFDGDKIDKDQLFYDRGLPDVIAYMNYFGQSVEKRYTNLCLENRYDDVLILPPWKEIYVQDNERMENFDQACGIHKHLENTYIELGYTPVEVPLGTKENRLQFVIDFINNKGE from the coding sequence TTGAACAGCAAAAGAATTGTTATAACAGGGGGACCGGGAACAGGTAAAACCGTTTTAATTTCATCATTAGAAGAAAATGGTTACCATTGTTTTCATGAAGTGATACGCACCATGACGCTTGATGCATTAAATGGCAAGGCAGTAGAAAAACAATTAGTAAACCCTATTGACTTTGTTGATGACGCCAAAAGTTTTAATGATGAGCTAATGAATGCACGGTTAAAGCACTTTTTCGATGGCGATAAAATAGACAAAGATCAATTGTTCTATGACCGCGGTTTACCAGATGTTATTGCTTATATGAATTATTTTGGGCAGTCTGTTGAAAAGCGGTATACCAATTTGTGCCTTGAAAACAGATATGATGACGTATTAATTTTACCCCCTTGGAAAGAAATTTATGTTCAGGACAATGAGCGTATGGAGAATTTTGACCAAGCATGTGGAATACATAAACACTTAGAAAACACCTATATAGAACTAGGTTATACACCTGTTGAAGTACCTTTAGGCACTAAAGAGAACAGACTTCAATTTGTAATAGATTTTATAAATAACAAAGGTGAATAA
- the murA gene encoding UDP-N-acetylglucosamine 1-carboxyvinyltransferase, with product MGTFKIEGGHQLSGEITPQGAKNEALQILCAVLLTSEKVTINNIPDIIDVNKLITLLEDLGVKIQKKGKGSYTFKADDVNLDYLQSDQFKEDGRGLRGSIMLVGPLLARFGKGYIPKPGGDKIGRRRLDTHFEGFIKLGAKFRYNREEYFYGVEADKLKGAYMLLDEASVTGTANIVMAAVLAEGQTTIYNAACEPYLQQLCKMLNRMGAKISGVGSNLLVIDGVEKLGGTEHRMLPDMIEIGSWIGLAAMTKSELTIKDVSWDDLGQIPTVFGKLGITLERKGDDIYIPAHKDGYEIQNYIDGSILTIADAPWPGLTPDLLSIILVVATQSRGEVLIHQKMFESRLFFVDKLLDMGAKVILCDPHRATVIGHDFKSTLKATTMTSPDIRAGVSLLIAALSAKGTSTIHNIEQIDRGYENIDERLRAIGAKIVRS from the coding sequence ATGGGAACATTTAAAATTGAAGGAGGTCACCAATTATCGGGTGAAATAACACCTCAAGGAGCAAAGAACGAAGCACTTCAAATACTTTGCGCAGTATTGCTTACAAGCGAAAAAGTAACCATTAATAATATCCCAGATATTATAGATGTAAATAAACTTATAACTCTTTTAGAAGATTTAGGTGTAAAAATTCAAAAGAAAGGTAAAGGTTCTTATACATTTAAGGCCGATGATGTTAACCTAGACTATTTACAATCTGATCAGTTTAAGGAGGACGGTAGGGGACTTCGTGGTTCTATAATGCTTGTAGGACCTTTATTAGCACGTTTTGGTAAAGGATATATTCCTAAACCAGGAGGTGATAAAATTGGCCGTAGACGTTTAGATACGCACTTTGAAGGGTTTATTAAGCTTGGTGCTAAATTTCGCTATAACCGAGAAGAGTATTTCTATGGCGTAGAAGCTGACAAATTAAAAGGTGCCTACATGTTGTTAGATGAAGCTTCTGTAACTGGTACGGCAAACATTGTAATGGCAGCGGTTTTAGCAGAAGGACAAACTACAATATACAATGCCGCTTGTGAGCCTTATTTACAGCAGCTTTGTAAAATGTTGAATAGAATGGGCGCTAAAATATCTGGTGTTGGTTCTAATCTTTTGGTTATCGATGGTGTTGAAAAATTAGGTGGTACAGAACATAGAATGCTACCTGATATGATCGAAATTGGTAGCTGGATCGGTCTAGCGGCGATGACCAAGAGCGAATTAACGATTAAAGATGTTAGTTGGGATGATTTAGGTCAAATACCTACCGTATTTGGTAAACTAGGTATAACGCTAGAAAGAAAAGGTGACGATATTTATATTCCCGCTCATAAAGACGGATACGAAATTCAAAACTATATTGATGGCTCTATCTTAACCATTGCCGATGCCCCTTGGCCAGGACTAACCCCCGATTTATTAAGTATTATTTTAGTAGTCGCTACACAGTCTAGAGGTGAAGTTTTAATTCATCAAAAGATGTTCGAAAGCCGTTTGTTTTTTGTAGATAAGTTATTAGATATGGGAGCAAAAGTAATTCTTTGTGACCCACATAGAGCTACGGTAATTGGTCATGATTTTAAATCTACCTTAAAAGCTACTACTATGACATCGCCAGATATTAGAGCAGGTGTTTCATTATTAATAGCCGCTTTATCGGCAAAAGGAACCTCTACTATTCATAATATTGAACAAATAGATCGTGGTTACGAGAATATTGATGAAAGATTACGTGCGATAGGAGCTAAAATTGTAAGAAGTTAA
- a CDS encoding YqgE/AlgH family protein has product MIILKPTKGKLLIAEPSLTGDVSFNRSVVLLAEHSNEGSVGFILNKPLEYQINELVTEIEIPFRVYNGGPVEQDNLYFIHKVPHLIDNSVEISDGIYWGGDFETTVELINKEIISEDDIRFFLGYSGWSSLQLDQELSSKSWVVVENEHESRIIQKAATAIWKENMIQLGGDYLLWSNSPENPSLN; this is encoded by the coding sequence ATGATCATTTTAAAACCAACAAAAGGTAAATTGCTAATTGCCGAGCCATCGTTAACAGGCGACGTATCTTTTAATAGATCTGTGGTTTTGTTAGCCGAGCACAGTAATGAAGGTTCGGTAGGTTTTATTTTAAATAAACCGTTAGAGTATCAAATTAACGAACTGGTAACCGAAATAGAAATTCCGTTTCGTGTATATAATGGTGGACCAGTTGAGCAAGACAACCTATACTTTATACATAAAGTACCGCACTTAATAGATAATAGTGTTGAAATTTCGGACGGTATATATTGGGGTGGAGATTTTGAAACAACCGTTGAGCTTATTAATAAAGAAATTATTTCAGAAGACGATATACGCTTCTTTTTAGGATATTCCGGTTGGTCATCATTACAACTTGATCAAGAACTTTCTTCAAAATCTTGGGTAGTTGTTGAAAATGAGCACGAAAGTAGAATTATACAAAAAGCAGCTACGGCAATTTGGAAAGAAAATATGATTCAATTAGGAGGCGATTATCTACTTTGGTCCAATTCTCCCGAAAACCCTAGTCTAAATTAA
- a CDS encoding HU family DNA-binding protein, with protein MNKTELIDAMAADAGITKAAAKKSLESFLGNVENSLKKGDRVSLVGFGSWSVSKRNAREGRNPSTGKTIQIAAKNVVKFKAGADLGKAVN; from the coding sequence ATGAACAAAACAGAATTGATCGATGCAATGGCAGCTGACGCTGGCATCACAAAAGCTGCGGCAAAAAAGTCATTGGAATCTTTCTTAGGAAATGTTGAAAATTCTCTTAAAAAAGGAGATAGAGTTTCTCTAGTAGGTTTCGGTTCTTGGTCCGTATCTAAAAGAAATGCAAGAGAAGGTAGAAATCCATCAACTGGAAAAACTATCCAAATTGCTGCTAAAAATGTAGTAAAGTTTAAAGCAGGTGCTGATTTAGGCAAAGCAGTAAACTAA
- a CDS encoding DUF493 family protein has translation MDEKNTEDFYKKLKKQLQDTSKWPSNYLYKFIVESATDKVDQIHKIFDNMGAVINSKKSKNGKYTSVSITVNLNSADDVIKKYKEVGEIEGVISL, from the coding sequence ATGGACGAAAAAAACACTGAAGATTTTTATAAAAAATTAAAAAAGCAATTACAAGATACCTCTAAATGGCCGTCTAATTACTTATATAAATTTATTGTGGAAAGTGCAACGGATAAAGTAGATCAAATTCATAAGATATTTGATAATATGGGTGCGGTTATTAATTCCAAAAAATCTAAAAACGGTAAATATACAAGTGTATCTATTACCGTAAATTTGAACAGCGCCGATGATGTTATTAAAAAATATAAGGAAGTAGGTGAAATTGAAGGTGTAATATCCTTGTAA
- a CDS encoding pirin family protein, translated as MKSEIKQLFKLEFPWQTQDPFLFCVYHLDYYPKGNGELGPSDSLEGRNLGNDFEIKDGYRMYHGTTIPGFPAHPHRGFETITVVNKGFCDHSDSLGAAGRFGEGDVQWMTAGSGVQHSEMFPLIHTDNVNTLELFQIWLNLPSKSKFVAPHFKMLWHEDIPILKLEQSTVKIITGSFKTEKALEPAPDSWASETVNDVAIWNIKIDVNGTITLPKSNKGTTRTLYFYEGDTIEVLGESISPNHGFEVKATEETIITAFGKEACILVLQGKPINEPVAKYGPFVMNTDEELQNAMDEFRTTQFGGWPWRHPDQVHEINKGRFAKYTDGTIVEK; from the coding sequence ATGAAAAGTGAAATCAAACAACTATTTAAATTAGAATTTCCATGGCAAACACAAGATCCATTTTTATTCTGCGTTTACCATCTAGATTACTATCCTAAAGGAAATGGAGAACTAGGTCCCTCTGATTCTTTAGAGGGAAGAAATTTAGGAAACGATTTTGAGATTAAGGATGGTTACAGAATGTATCACGGTACTACCATTCCGGGTTTCCCTGCACATCCGCATCGCGGATTTGAAACAATAACAGTAGTTAATAAAGGATTTTGTGATCATTCCGATTCTTTGGGTGCCGCCGGTCGTTTTGGCGAGGGAGATGTGCAATGGATGACCGCTGGAAGTGGCGTGCAACATTCAGAAATGTTTCCACTTATTCATACAGATAATGTAAATACATTAGAGCTTTTTCAAATTTGGTTGAATTTACCATCAAAAAGCAAGTTTGTAGCCCCTCATTTTAAAATGCTATGGCATGAAGATATTCCGATATTAAAACTTGAACAATCTACCGTAAAAATAATCACCGGTAGTTTTAAAACTGAAAAAGCATTAGAACCAGCTCCAGATTCTTGGGCTTCAGAGACGGTAAACGATGTTGCTATCTGGAATATAAAGATTGATGTAAATGGCACTATAACACTACCAAAGTCTAATAAAGGCACAACACGTACCCTATATTTCTATGAAGGCGACACTATAGAAGTTCTGGGCGAATCGATATCACCAAATCATGGATTTGAAGTAAAAGCTACCGAAGAAACAATTATTACTGCTTTTGGCAAAGAGGCTTGTATTCTTGTATTACAAGGTAAACCAATTAACGAGCCTGTAGCTAAGTATGGCCCGTTTGTTATGAATACCGATGAAGAATTACAAAATGCGATGGATGAATTTAGAACTACACAATTTGGTGGTTGGCCATGGAGACATCCTGATCAAGTACATGAAATAAATAAGGGACGATTTGCTAAATACACTGACGGCACAATTGTAGAGAAATAA